From Verrucomicrobiia bacterium, one genomic window encodes:
- a CDS encoding choice-of-anchor tandem repeat GloVer-containing protein, with protein MEKPSTIRLHFVLLVIVSALTLVDCLPAQALTTIYNFTAQSTCCGFPTNNDGSRPVGVIALGNTLYGTAQSGGISGIGTVFKVNVDGTGFTVLHYFTNSANPLAGLISSGNTLFGTTECCYGSVFAINTDGMAFRTLHFFPFLDSGMSPRAPLVMSGITLYGTSFGATPSFGYQPDPGSVFEINKDGTGFRYLYVFSIFNSGGAYPQAGLISSGDTFYG; from the coding sequence GTGGAAAAACCGTCAACTATTCGCCTTCATTTTGTCTTGCTCGTGATCGTCTCGGCTTTGACTCTCGTTGATTGCTTGCCGGCTCAAGCCCTGACCACGATTTATAATTTTACGGCACAATCCACCTGTTGTGGATTTCCAACTAACAACGATGGATCACGTCCTGTTGGTGTAATCGCTTTGGGCAACACTCTCTACGGTACTGCACAATCAGGCGGCATTTCCGGGATCGGTACTGTTTTTAAGGTCAACGTAGACGGCACGGGCTTTACAGTTCTGCATTATTTCACCAATTCCGCAAATCCTCTTGCCGGTTTGATATCGTCAGGCAACACCCTGTTCGGGACCACAGAGTGTTGCTATGGCAGCGTGTTTGCTATAAACACAGATGGCATGGCCTTTCGGACACTGCATTTTTTTCCTTTTTTGGACAGCGGAATGAGTCCTCGGGCACCGTTGGTCATGTCGGGTATCACACTATACGGGACCAGTTTTGGTGCGACACCGAGCTTTGGCTATCAGCCGGATCCTGGATCGGTTTTCGAGATCAACAAAGATGGAACGGGTTTCAGATACCTATACGTGTTCAGCATCTTCAACAGCGGTGGGGCCTACCCACAGGCAGGGTTGATTTCCTCAGGTGACACCTTTTATGGCTGA
- a CDS encoding glycosyltransferase codes for MTPATTELPSFPPLAPVPGLRSLEGARLVHVTQSVSRLAGGLFESVRHLSQSVQDATGADLTVLGLEDERAGHDVPCWAPLRVRTQAVIGPGRFGYAPGLSRALKENHPVLVHLHGLWKYPAVAVWRWARRTRRPYIVSPHGMLEPWALTQSLLAKRLAAMLYQRACLRAATCLRATSNMEADGIRRGGYSNRIALVPNGVEVPERLPARTARSRRNRRLLFLSRIHPKKGLLNLVKAWHAAGPSDWELVIAGPDEGGHLAEVKAAAQARGLGQRVIFCGEVWGRDKVKLYCESDLFVLPSLSENFGLVVPEALSCELPVITTQATPWQELERHQCGWWIGTGVAPLAQALKTACALPDAALYEMGRRGRELVAAKYTWGPIGIQMAQVYEWMLGLGERPECVV; via the coding sequence ATGACCCCAGCCACAACTGAATTGCCTTCCTTTCCGCCGTTAGCTCCTGTTCCTGGTTTGCGGAGCCTCGAAGGTGCACGGCTGGTTCATGTGACCCAGTCCGTCTCCCGGCTGGCCGGCGGTCTCTTCGAGAGCGTTCGGCATTTATCGCAAAGCGTCCAGGACGCGACCGGGGCGGACCTGACCGTTCTGGGCCTTGAAGACGAACGCGCCGGGCACGACGTGCCCTGCTGGGCTCCTTTGCGCGTTCGCACCCAGGCGGTCATTGGCCCAGGAAGGTTTGGCTATGCGCCCGGCCTGTCTCGCGCCCTGAAAGAAAACCACCCTGTGCTGGTCCATTTGCATGGGCTTTGGAAATATCCGGCAGTGGCGGTTTGGCGCTGGGCCCGCCGGACCCGCCGGCCTTACATCGTTTCGCCTCACGGGATGCTCGAACCATGGGCCCTGACACAATCCCTATTGGCAAAGCGCCTGGCTGCCATGCTCTATCAACGCGCTTGCTTGCGAGCCGCAACCTGCCTGCGCGCCACCTCGAACATGGAAGCCGATGGCATTCGGCGTGGCGGCTACTCCAACCGGATTGCGCTCGTGCCGAATGGGGTTGAAGTGCCCGAGCGCCTTCCAGCGCGCACCGCGCGCAGCAGGCGCAATCGGCGGCTCCTGTTCCTCTCGCGCATTCATCCTAAAAAAGGATTGCTGAACTTGGTCAAGGCCTGGCACGCCGCCGGCCCGAGCGATTGGGAACTGGTCATCGCCGGACCCGATGAAGGTGGACATCTGGCCGAGGTGAAGGCGGCGGCGCAGGCGCGCGGGTTGGGGCAACGGGTCATCTTTTGCGGCGAAGTCTGGGGGCGCGATAAGGTAAAGCTCTATTGCGAATCAGACCTGTTCGTGCTGCCGTCGTTGAGTGAGAATTTTGGGCTCGTGGTGCCCGAGGCGCTGAGCTGCGAACTCCCGGTCATCACGACCCAGGCAACTCCCTGGCAGGAACTCGAACGCCACCAATGCGGTTGGTGGATCGGCACGGGAGTAGCGCCGCTGGCCCAGGCGCTCAAGACGGCGTGCGCTTTGCCGGACGCTGCCTTGTACGAGATGGGGCGCCGCGGCAGGGAACTGGTCGCCGCCAAATATACTTGGGGGCCTATCGGCATCCAGATGGCGCAGGTCTATGAATGGATGCTGGGCCTGGGCGAAAGGCCAGAGTGTGTGGTGTGA
- the xylB gene encoding xylulokinase, which produces MRTLLLGIDSGTQSTKVLVVDARDGKVLAAAAQEYELLPDLPPGAKEQHPHTWREATASGIRRALRQAKAVAAEVKAIGVSGQQHGFVPLDRNGEVIRPAKLWCDTSTAAECDEIMERLGGLKKTVRALGNAVLPGFTASKILWLKKHEPKNYQRLATVLLPHDYLNFWLTGERVMEYGDASGTALLDVRKRKWSDTALEAIDPDLAGKLPPLIGSDQPAGVLHSATAKLLDLNPGVLVSAGGGDNMMGAIGTGNTRAGVITASFGTSGTIFACAEKPIVDPQGEIAAFCDSTNRWLPLLCTMNVTVATEMARDDFGWSHEKFAAEAARVAPGSNGLMLLPYFEGERTPNVPDGTGVWFGVTQKTFEAGHFARAAMEGVTLGMNYGLRRLAELGVKPVQIRATGGGAKSKVWRQIMADIFNTEVVTLKVSEGAAYGAALQALWCWRRQQGEKVSISEITHQFVELNSAETAEPCPKDAEVYRQMQELQDDLSLALRGAFSKHRRLMLRGLPGRDIT; this is translated from the coding sequence ATGAGAACACTCTTGCTGGGCATTGACAGCGGCACACAATCCACCAAGGTCCTCGTCGTCGATGCGCGCGACGGCAAGGTCCTGGCAGCGGCGGCGCAGGAATACGAGCTATTGCCAGACCTGCCGCCCGGGGCCAAGGAACAGCACCCGCACACCTGGCGCGAGGCGACCGCCAGCGGGATTCGCCGCGCGTTGCGCCAGGCCAAAGCGGTCGCCGCCGAGGTCAAGGCCATCGGCGTTAGCGGTCAGCAGCACGGCTTCGTGCCGCTTGACCGCAACGGCGAAGTCATCCGGCCAGCCAAACTGTGGTGCGACACTTCCACTGCCGCCGAGTGCGACGAAATCATGGAACGGCTCGGCGGCCTCAAAAAGACGGTACGCGCGCTGGGCAATGCCGTCCTGCCTGGATTCACCGCATCGAAGATTCTCTGGCTCAAGAAGCATGAACCCAAGAATTATCAGCGGCTTGCTACGGTGCTGTTGCCGCATGATTACTTGAATTTCTGGCTGACCGGCGAGCGGGTGATGGAGTACGGCGACGCCAGCGGCACGGCGCTGCTCGACGTGCGCAAGCGTAAATGGTCCGATACGGCGTTGGAGGCTATCGACCCGGACCTTGCGGGCAAGCTGCCGCCGCTCATCGGCAGCGACCAGCCGGCGGGAGTCCTGCACTCAGCGACGGCCAAGCTGCTGGATTTAAACCCGGGCGTGCTGGTCAGCGCCGGCGGAGGCGATAACATGATGGGCGCCATCGGAACGGGCAACACCCGTGCCGGGGTTATTACCGCGAGCTTCGGCACCAGCGGCACCATTTTCGCCTGCGCCGAAAAACCCATCGTCGATCCCCAAGGCGAGATCGCCGCCTTCTGCGACTCGACCAACCGCTGGCTGCCCTTGCTCTGCACCATGAACGTCACGGTGGCCACGGAGATGGCGCGCGACGATTTCGGGTGGTCGCACGAGAAATTCGCGGCGGAGGCGGCGCGCGTGGCCCCCGGTTCTAACGGGCTTATGTTGCTCCCCTATTTTGAAGGGGAACGGACTCCCAATGTGCCGGACGGCACAGGCGTCTGGTTCGGTGTGACTCAAAAGACTTTTGAGGCAGGCCATTTTGCCCGAGCCGCAATGGAAGGCGTCACGCTGGGAATGAATTATGGCTTGCGGCGCTTGGCGGAATTAGGGGTCAAGCCGGTCCAAATCCGCGCCACGGGAGGCGGCGCAAAGTCCAAGGTCTGGCGCCAGATTATGGCGGATATTTTCAACACGGAAGTGGTCACCTTGAAAGTGAGCGAAGGGGCTGCCTATGGGGCGGCGTTGCAGGCCCTCTGGTGCTGGCGCCGGCAACAGGGCGAGAAGGTCTCGATCAGCGAGATTACCCATCAATTTGTTGAACTGAACTCAGCCGAAACAGCGGAACCTTGTCCAAAAGACGCGGAGGTGTATCGGCAGATGCAGGAGCTGCAAGATGACCTTTCGCTGGCTTTGAGGGGCGCGTTTAGCAAGCATCGCCGGTTGATGCTGCGCGGATTGCCTGGAAGGGATATCACTTAG
- a CDS encoding type I phosphomannose isomerase catalytic subunit has protein sequence MLYPFTFHPIFKQRVWGGRELERLYGKGLPPSAPIGESWEVSDRPGDVSVIANGPLAGKDLRWLLEQHSSELLGHSTPPEARFPLLIKILDAREKLSLQVHPPPAKAAQLGGEPKTEMWYIAHAEPGAELYAGLKQRVTRAGFEQKLRDGSVADCFHRIPVQAGDAMFLPSGRVHAIGAGLVIFEIQQNSDTTYRVFDWNRAGLDGKPRPLHLRESLESIDFQDFEPGLVSNEFRPISPGTEIRSQTLVNDPLFVVQRYRIGPLATFSLQPHRMQILGVISGQLELRATHLNVLLPGQFVLIPACLAQASISTERPASFLLVQLRLPDPVQKE, from the coding sequence ATGTTATATCCCTTTACCTTTCACCCAATCTTTAAGCAGCGGGTATGGGGCGGACGCGAGTTGGAGCGCCTTTACGGCAAAGGGCTCCCCCCTTCGGCGCCCATCGGTGAATCCTGGGAAGTCAGTGATCGGCCCGGCGACGTCAGCGTCATCGCCAATGGCCCGTTGGCAGGCAAAGACCTGCGTTGGCTGCTCGAACAGCATTCCAGCGAATTGCTTGGACATTCAACCCCTCCTGAGGCGCGTTTTCCGCTCCTTATCAAAATCCTCGATGCGAGGGAAAAACTCTCGCTCCAGGTCCACCCGCCGCCGGCCAAGGCAGCGCAGTTGGGTGGCGAGCCCAAAACCGAAATGTGGTATATCGCCCATGCCGAGCCCGGCGCCGAGCTTTATGCAGGGCTCAAACAGCGAGTGACCCGCGCGGGATTCGAACAGAAACTGCGCGATGGCTCGGTGGCAGATTGTTTCCACCGTATCCCCGTTCAAGCGGGCGACGCGATGTTCTTGCCCAGTGGCAGGGTTCATGCCATCGGCGCCGGTCTCGTTATCTTTGAAATCCAGCAAAACTCGGACACGACCTACCGCGTGTTCGATTGGAACCGGGCGGGGCTCGACGGCAAGCCGCGCCCGCTTCACTTGCGCGAATCACTCGAGAGCATTGATTTCCAGGATTTCGAGCCGGGCCTTGTCAGCAACGAGTTCCGCCCCATAAGCCCCGGCACTGAGATTCGGTCGCAGACCCTCGTGAACGACCCGCTTTTTGTGGTGCAACGCTATCGCATCGGTCCGCTCGCAACTTTCAGCCTCCAGCCGCATCGAATGCAAATCCTGGGCGTTATTAGCGGCCAACTCGAACTGCGCGCCACCCATTTGAATGTGCTGCTTCCGGGCCAATTCGTCCTCATCCCCGCCTGCTTGGCCCAGGCCTCGATTTCAACAGAGCGTCCTGCCAGTTTTCTCCTTGTGCAGCTCAGACTTCCTGATCCCGTGCAAAAGGAGTGA
- a CDS encoding acetyl-CoA carboxylase carboxyltransferase subunit alpha, which yields MKHHLDFEKPIAELQTKLDELKKHPETHSLDLSVDEEVALIEKKLEETKRQIFLNLSAWDRIKIARHPKRPFSLDYFQSAFTDFNELHGDRLFAEDRAVVGGFASLGPHKLVVIGTQKGRDTKENILRNFGSAHPEGYRKALRLMRLADKFGLPIITLIDTAGAYPGIGAEERHIAEAIAVNLREMMLLQVPIIAAVIGEGGSGGALGIGVADRVLILENAYYSVISPEGCAAILWKDRSAAPKAAEALKITAKHLLELGLVDEVVPEPLGGAHTDHDRTTETLKGVLLRHLEQLLALSAAERLKQRYAKFRSFGHFNEKKPAALNGADTPTQ from the coding sequence ATGAAACATCACCTCGATTTCGAAAAGCCGATTGCAGAATTGCAAACCAAGCTCGACGAATTGAAGAAACATCCCGAAACCCACTCCCTCGACCTGAGCGTGGATGAGGAGGTGGCGTTAATCGAAAAGAAACTCGAAGAAACCAAGCGGCAGATTTTTTTGAATCTCAGCGCCTGGGACCGGATCAAGATCGCACGCCATCCCAAGCGACCGTTTTCCCTGGATTATTTCCAGTCCGCGTTTACTGATTTCAATGAACTGCATGGCGACCGGCTTTTCGCCGAAGACCGCGCGGTGGTGGGGGGATTTGCGTCGCTGGGGCCGCACAAACTGGTGGTCATCGGCACGCAAAAAGGGCGTGACACCAAGGAAAATATCCTGCGCAACTTCGGGTCTGCGCATCCGGAGGGCTATCGTAAGGCCCTGCGTTTAATGCGGTTGGCGGATAAATTTGGACTGCCGATCATCACATTGATTGATACAGCCGGCGCCTATCCGGGCATCGGCGCTGAGGAACGCCACATCGCTGAGGCCATCGCGGTGAACTTGCGTGAAATGATGCTGCTCCAAGTGCCCATCATTGCCGCAGTCATCGGGGAAGGGGGCTCTGGCGGCGCCCTGGGCATCGGTGTCGCCGATCGCGTGCTCATCCTGGAAAACGCCTATTACTCGGTCATCAGCCCTGAAGGGTGCGCCGCGATTCTCTGGAAGGACCGCTCGGCCGCTCCTAAGGCCGCCGAGGCTCTCAAGATAACCGCCAAACACCTGCTGGAATTGGGTCTGGTGGACGAGGTGGTCCCCGAGCCGCTTGGCGGCGCCCACACCGACCACGACCGCACTACTGAGACCTTGAAGGGCGTCCTTCTGCGGCACCTGGAACAACTCCTGGCGCTGTCTGCCGCAGAACGGCTCAAGCAACGATACGCCAAATTCCGAAGTTTCGGTCATTTCAACGAAAAGAAACCGGCAGCGCTAAACGGCGCCGACACCCCAACCCAATAA
- the pgl gene encoding 6-phosphogluconolactonase — translation MSHFDLLKHPNPESLAQAAAAAWLDELGRAATQPGPYLVALSGGRIAARFLQRASELGKASADKIFRSVHFFWGDERCVPPDDPESNFGMARQCFLQPLRIPEAQIHRIRGEDQPELAAAQAEAELCSKAQRAANGQPVIDLVFLGMGPEGHVCSLFPGEPEDLALSPAVFRPVVTPKPPPRRITLGYPALAAARQVWLLASGEGKEEALRESLAQTRRTPLARVLAMRSHTRVFTDLAIPT, via the coding sequence ATGAGCCATTTCGACCTCCTCAAGCATCCCAATCCCGAGAGCCTGGCCCAGGCAGCCGCTGCCGCGTGGCTCGATGAGCTTGGGCGGGCCGCCACCCAGCCGGGGCCTTATCTGGTGGCTCTTTCCGGCGGGCGCATTGCGGCTCGCTTCCTGCAACGCGCATCAGAGCTTGGGAAGGCAAGCGCAGATAAAATCTTCCGTTCTGTTCATTTCTTTTGGGGTGACGAACGTTGCGTGCCGCCGGACGACCCGGAAAGCAATTTCGGAATGGCGCGCCAATGTTTTTTGCAGCCTCTGAGAATTCCAGAGGCCCAAATCCATCGGATTCGCGGTGAGGACCAACCCGAGTTGGCAGCAGCCCAAGCCGAGGCCGAGCTCTGCTCGAAGGCCCAGCGCGCCGCCAATGGCCAGCCGGTCATCGACCTGGTCTTCCTGGGCATGGGTCCAGAAGGCCATGTCTGCTCGTTGTTTCCAGGTGAACCCGAAGACCTCGCCCTCAGCCCCGCTGTGTTTCGCCCCGTGGTAACACCTAAACCGCCGCCCCGTCGAATTACCCTCGGCTACCCCGCTCTGGCTGCCGCGCGCCAGGTGTGGCTTCTGGCATCCGGTGAAGGAAAGGAAGAGGCATTGCGCGAATCACTTGCGCAAACTCGCCGCACACCCTTGGCCCGTGTGCTGGCTATGCGCTCCCACACACGAGTTTTTACTGACCTGGCCATTCCAACTTGA
- the zwf gene encoding glucose-6-phosphate dehydrogenase, whose product MNQSVTLDEIGTCRLGEVRKALAPCSIVIFGASGDLTARKLVPALYHLFIDNQMPPDFRIIGFARREKTDASWRQELRQALDQFSRTKPVDNNVWEQFSQHISYCRGDLTDPGAYQRLEQQLTALGSEPLRKNLLFYLATLPSQFGSVIEQLHQAGLLQKNDANGRGWQRIVVEKPFGHDLETARQLNRELTRYASEQQVFRIDHYLGKETVQNILMFRFSNATFERLWNRDSIDHVQITVSEELGVGQRGGYYEEAGALRDMVQNHLLQVLSLVAMEPPVSLEAECIRDEKVKLLKSIRRLTPQEVARQVVRGQYFAGKVDSELRVGYRQEPKVKPDSNVETYVGLELFIDNWRWSGVPFFLRTGKCLPLSASEVRVQFRPTPHVLFAAECGQQLDSNSLTLRLQPNEGITLRFNGKVPGTSLAVRPVRMHFSYDSEFGAYTPEAYERLLLEAMAGDATLFIRRDEVETAWQIVDSIRQAWDAKPLTNREFYSAGTWGPVAADDLLAQSGHAWREPAVLTGKGPAARIAEDSPVPRS is encoded by the coding sequence GTGAATCAATCCGTAACACTCGATGAAATCGGTACGTGCCGGTTGGGCGAGGTCCGCAAAGCACTGGCCCCCTGTTCCATCGTCATCTTCGGGGCCAGCGGCGATTTGACCGCGCGCAAACTGGTCCCGGCCCTCTACCACCTTTTCATCGACAATCAAATGCCGCCGGATTTCCGCATCATCGGATTTGCGCGGCGGGAGAAAACCGACGCATCCTGGCGCCAGGAACTGCGCCAGGCCTTGGACCAGTTCTCCCGCACCAAACCCGTCGATAACAACGTGTGGGAACAATTCTCACAGCACATCTCCTATTGCCGGGGCGACCTGACTGACCCAGGGGCCTATCAACGGCTCGAACAGCAACTCACTGCCCTGGGCAGCGAACCGTTGCGCAAGAACCTGCTGTTTTATCTCGCAACCTTGCCCAGCCAGTTTGGGTCGGTTATCGAACAGCTCCATCAGGCGGGGCTTTTGCAAAAAAATGATGCCAACGGCCGGGGCTGGCAACGGATTGTGGTCGAGAAACCCTTCGGCCATGACCTGGAAACGGCCCGCCAGCTCAACCGGGAACTGACCCGCTATGCCAGCGAACAGCAGGTCTTTCGCATCGACCATTATCTGGGCAAGGAGACCGTCCAGAACATCCTGATGTTTCGCTTTTCGAACGCGACTTTCGAGCGGCTCTGGAATCGGGACTCGATTGATCATGTGCAGATCACCGTCAGCGAGGAATTGGGCGTGGGGCAGCGCGGAGGCTATTACGAAGAAGCCGGGGCGTTGCGCGATATGGTTCAGAACCATCTGCTGCAGGTCCTTTCGCTGGTCGCCATGGAGCCGCCGGTTTCACTCGAAGCCGAGTGCATCCGGGATGAAAAAGTCAAGCTGCTCAAATCCATCCGGCGCCTGACACCCCAAGAGGTGGCGCGCCAGGTCGTTCGCGGCCAGTACTTTGCCGGCAAAGTCGATAGCGAACTGCGGGTCGGCTATCGGCAGGAGCCGAAGGTAAAACCCGATTCGAATGTGGAAACCTATGTAGGGCTTGAATTGTTCATCGATAATTGGCGCTGGTCGGGTGTTCCCTTTTTCCTGCGCACCGGCAAGTGTCTCCCGCTCAGCGCCAGTGAAGTGCGCGTGCAGTTCCGCCCCACGCCTCACGTCCTGTTTGCCGCAGAGTGCGGCCAACAACTTGACTCCAACTCTCTGACGCTGCGTTTGCAACCCAACGAGGGCATTACACTCCGTTTCAACGGAAAGGTGCCTGGCACCAGCCTGGCTGTCCGTCCCGTGCGCATGCATTTCAGTTACGACAGCGAATTTGGCGCCTACACGCCCGAGGCCTACGAACGGCTCCTGCTGGAGGCCATGGCGGGCGATGCCACTCTGTTCATCAGGCGCGACGAGGTGGAGACCGCGTGGCAAATCGTGGATTCCATCCGCCAGGCCTGGGATGCCAAGCCGCTGACCAATCGCGAGTTTTATTCAGCCGGCACCTGGGGGCCGGTCGCGGCCGATGACCTGCTCGCCCAATCGGGCCATGCCTGGCGCGAACCGGCAGTGCTGACCGGCAAAGGGCCTGCCGCGAGAATCGCCGAAGATAGCCCTGTGCCACGCTCCTGA